CCGAAGTTTATGTCAGAGTTAGAAACAACTTCCGAAAATCGGGAAGTCATCCTTTGCGTGCCATTTACTCTCCTAAATTGGATGTCCAAAACCCTTCATGGTAGTAGGATACAAC
This genomic stretch from Merismopedia glauca CCAP 1448/3 harbors:
- a CDS encoding triose-phosphate isomerase, with amino-acid sequence MRRIVIAGNWKMYKTQAEASEFLPKFMSELETTSENREVILCVPFTLLNWMSKTLHGSRIQ